The following proteins are encoded in a genomic region of Drosophila willistoni isolate 14030-0811.24 chromosome 3R, UCI_dwil_1.1, whole genome shotgun sequence:
- the LOC6649485 gene encoding opsin Rh1: protein MESFISSAAQLGPHFAPLSNGSVVDKVTPDMAHLISPYWNQFPAMDPIWAKILTAYMIIIGMISWCGNGVVIYIFATTKSLRTPANLLVINLAISDFGIMITNTPMMGINLYFETWVLGPMMCDIYAGLGSAFGCSSIWSMCMISLDRYQVIVKGMAGRPMTIPLALGKIAYIWFMSSIWCLAPAFGWSRYVPEGNLTSCGIDYLERDWNPRSYLIFYSIFVYYIPLFLICYSYWFIIAAVSAHEQAMREQAKKMNVKSLRSSEDAEKSAEGKLAKVALVTITLWFMAWTPYLVINCMGLFKFEGLTPLNTIWGACFAKSAACYNPIVYGISHPKYRIALKEKCPCCVFGKVDDGKSSDAQSQATASEAESKA from the exons atgGAAAG CTTTATATCATCAGCAGCACAGCTGGGGCCCCATTTCGCCCCACTATCAAATGGATCGGTAGTGGATAAGGTTACACCTGATATGGCCCATTTGATCAGCCCATATTGGAATCAATTCCCCGCTATGGATCCAATTTGGGCAAAGATTTTGACAGCCTACATGATCATCATTGGCATGATTTCTTGGTGCGGAAATGGCGTGGTGATTTACATATTTGCCACCACAAAATCGTTGCGCACTCCTGCAAACCTTTTGGTCATCAATTTGGCCATTTCTGATTTTGGTATTATGATTACAAATACACCGATGATGGGTATCAATTTGTATTTCGAGACATGGGTGCTGGGACCCATGATGTGTGATATTTATGCCGGATTGGGCTCTGCCTTTGGTTGCAGTTCGATTTGGTCAATGTGCATGATATCGCTGGATCGTTATCAAGTAATCGTTAAGGGTATGGCCGGACGACCGATGACAATTCCCTTGGCATTGGGTAAAATAGCATATATTTGGTTTATGTCAAGCATTTGGTGCTTGGCCCCTGCCTTCGGCTGGAGCAG GTATGTGCCCGAGGGTAATCTGACATCTTGCGGTATTGATTACTTGGAACGCGATTGGAATCCACGCTCATACCTGATCTTTTATTCCATCTTTGTCTACTATATTCCATTGTTCCTTATCTGCTACTCTTACTGGTTCATCATTGCT GCTGTGTCCGCCCATGAGCAAGCTATGCGCGAACAGGCCAAGAAAATGAATGTGAAATCTCTGCGTTCCTCTGAGGATGCCGAGAAGAGCGCTGAGGGTAAATTGGCTAAAGTTGCTCTGGTAACCATCACCTTGTGGTTCATGGCATGGACACCATACTTGGTCATCAACTGCATGGGTCTATTCAAATTCGAGGGTCTCACACCATTGAACACCATTTGGGGAGCTTGCTTTGCCAAATCGGCAGCTTGCTATAATCCCATTGTATATGGCATTAG CCATCCCAAATATCGTATCGCCCTTAAGGAGAAATGCCCATGCTGTGTCTTTGGCAAGGTTGATGATGGCAAATCTAGCGATGCCCAATCTCAGGCCACAGCCAGTGAGGCCGAGTCCAAGGCATAA